One region of Mycolicibacterium rhodesiae NBB3 genomic DNA includes:
- a CDS encoding cytochrome P450 — translation MTVQEGQLGLALFDDDYIQDPYPLYERMHADGPVHAIGDSGFYAVSGWDAINDVIARPQDFSSNLTATMTYEDGKVGRFAFSELGSELQALATADDPAHAAHRKLLLPQLAARRIKSVEEYVGEIEARLWDEYVHDGRIEWMSAMANRLPMMIVTRLIGVPDVDTEQLMRWGYAGTKTVEGLVSQDELNEAGVAVMELAVYINEHFQLAADDPKDNLLGDLATARATGDLTDATALNIMATLFSAGGESTASLIGSAAHLLASQPAIQREVRNDPDLLSAFLEEVLRFEPPFRGHYRHVVNDTALFGVDLPAESRLVLLWGAANRDPSHFDDPNEFRLDRVGSKGHITFGKGAHFCVGAALARLEAKIVIGQLLERTSWIEPVDTGRWLPSLLVRRLEKLELAVTQPVTT, via the coding sequence ATGACGGTGCAAGAGGGTCAGCTCGGGCTCGCTCTGTTCGACGATGACTACATCCAGGATCCATATCCCCTCTACGAACGGATGCACGCCGACGGCCCGGTGCACGCGATCGGCGACTCGGGGTTCTACGCCGTCTCCGGATGGGATGCCATCAACGACGTGATCGCACGGCCACAGGATTTCTCGTCGAATCTGACGGCAACAATGACCTACGAAGACGGGAAGGTCGGCCGGTTCGCCTTCAGTGAACTCGGCAGCGAGTTGCAGGCGCTGGCGACCGCCGACGATCCCGCCCACGCTGCCCACCGCAAGTTGCTGTTGCCGCAACTCGCCGCGCGGCGGATCAAGTCTGTTGAAGAGTATGTCGGCGAGATCGAAGCCCGGTTATGGGACGAATACGTCCACGACGGACGCATCGAGTGGATGTCGGCGATGGCCAACCGCCTGCCGATGATGATCGTCACCCGCCTGATCGGCGTACCCGATGTGGACACCGAGCAGCTGATGCGGTGGGGTTATGCCGGCACCAAGACGGTCGAGGGTCTGGTCAGTCAGGATGAACTCAACGAGGCGGGTGTCGCCGTCATGGAGCTCGCCGTCTACATCAACGAGCACTTTCAGCTGGCCGCCGACGACCCCAAGGACAACCTGCTCGGTGATCTCGCAACCGCCCGCGCCACAGGGGATTTGACCGATGCGACGGCACTGAACATCATGGCGACGTTGTTCAGTGCCGGCGGTGAGTCCACCGCGTCGCTGATCGGGTCCGCCGCACACCTGCTGGCTTCACAGCCGGCGATCCAGCGGGAGGTTCGCAACGATCCGGATCTTTTGAGCGCGTTCCTGGAGGAAGTGCTGCGATTCGAGCCACCCTTCCGGGGGCACTACCGTCACGTCGTCAATGACACTGCTCTCTTTGGAGTCGACCTACCCGCCGAATCACGCCTGGTGTTGCTGTGGGGGGCTGCCAACCGGGACCCGTCACACTTCGACGACCCCAACGAGTTTCGCCTCGACCGGGTGGGGAGCAAGGGGCACATCACTTTTGGCAAGGGCGCGCACTTCTGTGTTGGAGCTGCGCTCGCCCGGCTGGAAGCGAAAATCGTCATCGGTCAGCTCCTCGAGCGCACCTCGTGGATCGAGCCCGTCGACACCGGCAGGTGGCTGCCCAGCCTCCTGGTGCGCCGGCTCGAGAAGCTCGAGCTGGCCGTGACTCAGCCCGTCACAACCTGA